Genomic window (Lycium barbarum isolate Lr01 chromosome 2, ASM1917538v2, whole genome shotgun sequence):
GCTTGATAACTGAAGGAATATttttatgccttatatatatatatatataatatataaggGAGAGAACATAGATAAGACAGCCAGTCAGCACAAAAACATAGGCGCTAAAAATCTACTATTAAAACATTAGCAATCAGGAGAAATGAACAAAAATTCACTAATCAGCTAATTGTTCAGCTTTTCTTGTGCTGATGAagttaaaaacaaaaaaacaataaCACAACCAAGCCTTTTTTTTGTTGGATATTTATGCACAGATAAAAAACTGGTCTTTACAAACAATCAAAAAAAAACTTGGGTCTTTACAAACAATCAAAAAAAACTTGGTCTTTACATTTTAAGACTACCAAAAGATGATTTCAAAAAGAAAAGGTCTTCTGTTTTACAGGAAATAATGTAGGAAAGGTAAGCACATACACTGAGCAAAATAGAAAAAGGAGTTGACATGCCTGATGACTTGATAGGGTCTCTTTTATGAGAAACCAAACCTACAACTGTCATAGCTTTGATGATTTTCAAATTGGGGCAGTTTGAATTATACGCACCACCATAGATGTGAGAATTAAAAAATCCCTAACTTCTTCGCTATTTtggcaaaaaatattttttaaaggcAAAACTTGGCTTTTGATGGAACAAGTTTAAGAAGAAAggcttttatccatcttctatacgTTTCCGTGGGTGTGTTTTCATTAACTTTGGGCAAGTTAGCGTTAGTATAGTCTCTCTGTTAGAGGCAAAGACTAAATTTATCCACTTTTGGATACTTAAGGGATGTTTATATTCTACCCTATATATAAGTGATACAAATATTCCTTCAcctatagttaagggaccatttaagTTTTTTCCTCTAATAAAAAACAGCTCTATAGACTTGGCCAAAAAAAAACAGCTCTATAGATACATGAATGAGAAAGTAGAAAGTATTGACCTCAGCTAGCCCACTATCGACCAGTAATTCTCGCCGTCTTGTAAGAGGATCCTTCTTTCCTCCTTCATTCAAATGTGAACTTTGGGTGGCATCAGCTGCAGTAGCTTCATCTTCGTTACCAGCTTCACCAAGCCCTGAAGCTTCTGTTTCTTTGCCCAATGTAACATTTAATTCTGAGGGGCTctatcaaattttaaaaaaaaaacaagcattAAATTTAGCTGCACTGCTTACAAGGCACTTTTTATCTCATGAAAATTTTTTATAAGATGATGGTGTAATTTCAAGAAAAGCTGAAAAAGTACCTTGGTAACAAGCAAAGGAACAGATGAACCAAGGGCTGCTAACTCATCAGGGCTGAAATGGCGCGAGCAATTTGGATGCAGTAATTGCAACAATGGGCGCCTACCATTCTGTGACAGCCAgaaccaacaaccacaataaaatATTCAcaggacacaagcccaaaaggaGAGGGGGGATGCAGAAGTTTTCAAACACCAGATGAAGGACGAACCTGATCCGAAAGAAGCTCCTTCAGGATTCCTTTAAGCTCACGAATGATGACCTGCAAAGAATTCAATGTGACCAGCTTTAAGAGCGAAACTCCTCGATAACAGGTTGCAGACTTGCAGCCTGGATAAGTTAGGAAAAGCAGCTGGAATAAACCTTTGATAGAAGTTTCGTGTCATCAACAATTGAAAGGATGGAGACAAGCACCTGAAAGTTATTGAGAATGGAAGCTGTGAAACTAATAGGAGCATAAAGGTGCACTATATAAATGAGAGACAGTGCAGAGATGAAGACCGGCAGTATCTGAAAGAAGGCATGGTGGACACAAATAGACCAAAGCATTTAGCAAGTGCAAGAAAATCATGCTTACCAAAGTCCCACTTTTATCACGAGCTATCTTTCCAACTTTGTCTTTCATCCCTTTTATGATTTTCTTCCGCTCCTAAAACAGGAAGGTTTCAAACGGCATTTGAAATCAGTTCAATTACAAAAAAATCAGTAGGACAAGTTTTAGATATATAAAGAGTGCTCTAAAACCTTTGCGCTCCCATGTTTGATGCAGAATATCCCAATCTTGGATCCATCCTTTGTGTGAATCATCCGAACAAGGTCTGGACTTGACAACTGCTGGATTATTTCTGCAGCAGATGACTTGGAACAGACTCAAATTTAGAAAGGGAtgattcacaataatccaactcATTGATACCTCATTAAGGTTTCTGAGGTACCTTATCAGCAATAGTTAGGTACTCCACAAGTGCCCTGTGTATAATTGAGTGGTCTAGTATTCCTTTCTCCAAGATAGGCTGAAGTACAGAAGTCATGTGCCGTATGACTGAACCCTTTTGAAGATGTAGGTTGGATATAACATCAACTAGCCTGGAAGTATCATAAAATGTGAATCACGGCTAAATTAGGAAACAAATGCATTCATAAAGAACAAATATGAGGCACAATGTAAAGTATATCAAAAGAGAACCGACATGATtttcagtttcaaaaaaaaaaatcagttaaaaaaaaattaattcagtttaaaaagaaaaacatgaTTTAATGAACAATATCAGGTGAAGAAGCAACAGTAAAAGGACACTTAAGATAAAATGAAATGCAGAGAAAAACAAAAATGTCATAAGGATATCCCTGTTGAAGAAGTAAAAACGTCCCGAGCTGACACCGCAACCTAGAAAAGTTTTAAATAGCCTAAAGTAGGCATGCAGGATGCTGTCATTAACAGCTTGAACTTTACCTTGCTTCCTTCGCTGAGATCAAATCTTTGAACAACTGAAGCTCCGGCGAATACAGCTCCATCAGAAGAGTTTGTTTTTGAGCTGCATTTCCCAACTGATAAGCATGTTCAACAACTGCAAAAATAAAAGCGGTGTTTTATTAGGGGAATTACTGGGAAAAAATTCTTCTCCCAAAATTACAGCTGGTGAATGGAATTTGAAACAGAAATGCAGGATCAAGCAAAAATGAACGAAATCTGAGGCAGAATATTGATCAAAACCAAGCTCATAGCAATAGGCCAGGTTATCTTACCAAGTGAACCAACCATATGCCTAAGAAGAGTACCAACATGGCCATGAAGAGAGGAAATAAATTCTGCCTGCTGCTCTTTGGATGCTGCAAAGCACAAAAGAAAATATCAAAAAAGGACATATAAGTGTTTTTTAGTTGATGAAATTGCTCAGAAGAATAATTAGTACAAGTTACCATTATCAAGCATCTTTGTCACCAGATGAACTGCATAGGTATTGGTGGCAAGAGTGATAAAATGAGGCCGAATCTCCACAAACACAGTATTCTTTTCATCTTGTGTACAATGTTTCACACAAGTCTACGTTAACAAAAAAGACTTAGCAAAACCATTTGGAGCATCATAAAATCCTTGTCATCAACAAGAAGAAGAGGGAGGATGGAACCTGAAGAACACGAGAAGAAACGTGGGAGCTTGCTATTTCAGGGATCTTCCCTTTCATTTTCTTCAAAGCATCACTCACCAATCTGCATCAATGGATAAAAAGTTGAGAAGACATTCTAAAGACCGAGTAACAAATAAGTTAAAATCTTCCCGCAAAGATTCAGGATCAACTCAAAATGTTTGAAGTTGTATGACAGCACACCTTGATCTTTCTTCTTTCGCAATATTTCGAGTTCTCATCTTCTCCCATAGTGATGCGAGCTCCTGTTGAAAGACCAATGGTTGAATGACTAAGCTAGCATATACAGATAACACAAACAGTTTTGCCAAAACAAACAATCAACTACCAGAGCTTTCATGAAGCCATGTTAAGATTGAGGCACCATGGTGATAAACATTTATCATTTCCACAGACATTCAACGCTAAGCTGAAGTATCAAACTGAAATCTCAAAGCTGAAGTCTTTAAATgtaatatcacaaaatatttcaattaaaatattaaatacaAATTGCTTGCATAGTACCACAGCCCTCAGATCAAATCCAGTTTCCAACCAACCACCTTGGTTTATTTGTAGATCGAGCTATCCTTACATTTCCGATAAATAGGTTAATATACAGATTTCACTTGGATAATAAGATTGAATGAAACATACTTTAAAAAAACAGCAAAAGAAGTGTAATAGCAGCAGTAGAGCATGGAGTGATAACAATATCAAGGGATGAAAACATTGTAGTTTTAAATCATAAGGGTGCCATTTATTACTATTATCcatatcattattgatttaaaaaAAGGGTTTTTACAGATATCATTTTATCTTGGCTTTGTTTAAATATGTAGAGAAATGTCTTGTCTTGACAAAATAAAGATGCCATATTTTAACATCTGTAAACGAAGTAAGATAAAGATTGACTCATCTGTCTATAAAAGTAAGTTAAAGCTTAGAAAAGAATGAATTACTTGCTCCAAATTGTAAtgtttcttcctcctcttcttccttgCTTCAGCTAGTTCCTGCAACAAAACCCCATTACCCATATATTAAGCAAAACAAGACTTTACAGCTCAAAATTATTAACTTGTCAACAACACTATTGGTGACATTACCAAAATCATTAGAAAAGAATAAGCAAAAATTGGAACTGAAATTTCATTTAACAAAATACTAACAAAAAAGGAGATACCTTAGCCTGTATACGACGTTGTCGCTTGGTGTTAAGTGGTTCGTTTGCCGCCATTGCTGTTAAGACTAGTTGTTGGGTTTTGCAAGGGTTTTAGTTTGGAGACAAGTGCATTGTCATGATGGAACTAAATATAAAACCCTAGTCATGAAAATacttaggacccgtttggccgaGAATTTTAGCTTTTTTCCGAAAAATATTTTCACGTTATTTGAAAATAGCGGATGGCCACTAAAATTCTAAAACAACCTGAAGCTGTATTTGAAACTAGTAAAACACATAAAATCCAGTTTTCACATACGTACATTCACACGGCCAAgtattttttgcaaaaaatataaccaaacacaaatccaattttaatattacaaataaaataaaaaataccaaacgcctacttatttaataaaatataatatataattGTACATGTATTTTGGACAAAAAGAGCTTGGAAAAGTAAATTCCAAAGTCTCAATTATTAGAAATGATGATAGATGAATATTCCTAGTTATTCATGTATTCGTTATTATACTTTCTGTcttgcataaaataatatatagatttCCTCATAATTTATACATGTATCAGTTATGGGGGTTTTTTAAATTGTAAATCAAACACCGTATTTTAATTTCATACACGAATACTTACCTcatggggatattgacgatgatgtctcacatcgtattggcgcagggtggatgaaatggaggcttacTTCAGGAGTgatgtgtgataagaaggtgccaccaaaacttaaaggcaggttctacaaagtggttgtgagaccgaccttgttgtacggggcagagtgttgggcagtcaagagctctcacgtccaaaagatgaaagttgcggaaatgagaatgttgcgatggatgtgtgggcacaccaggcgagataggattaggaatgaagatatccgggataaggttggagtagcatcagtggaggacaagatgagggaagcgaggctgagatggtttgggcatgtgaggaggagaggcacagatgccccagtgcggaggtgtgagaggttagctatggatggtttcagaagaggtaggggtaggccgaaaaagtattggggaaaGGTGttgagacaggacatggcgcaggttcagcttaccgaggacatgaccttagataggaggttttggaggattcaaattagggtagaaggccagtaggtagtcgttgtttcgatctatagtctattgtcctttgtttcttgctactatatgtggtttcttgtacttcgattatcttatttatctgtggtagctactgctcccttttttcagactgctctattttgacttattcgctttctttagtttcatttacattttgctttgaactgcttgtgcttatctaacctttctcgttgtgatttctcttgagcctagggtctttcggaaacaacctccctatcttccgagataggggtatggtctgcgtacactttaccctccccagaccccacattgtgggatttcactggggtatgttgttgttgttgttgtacccgAATACTTACCTCCTAATCAGCTACCGAATTTGATAGTTGCATAATTCACCTCCAAACTAGCTACCAAGTGTCCACTTAGTCTTTAATACACGCCTTAAGACTATCTCTTAGGGAAAAAATTAAGGGtatgtttggaaagccacccatgtaattggaattgggtgtaattgcaCAGCATGATGTGTTTATCGGGCCAAGTAATTACAGGGTCAAcatgtaattgggtgtaattgggAGATAGTAATTACAATCTTCAATCTCAATAGGGGTTGAGAATTAGGTGTAATTACATGGTGTAATACAAGGTTGCTTcttaatcttttttctttttctttttattttattttaatttaatttcttttttattttttatttttatttctattattttgactttattattatttaaatttattttttatttctattattttatttttactctaattttttttcatttttttaaaatatattttttacattgtttatctTTCATTTgcttttttctcattttccagCCCTTACGTCTTGTGATTCCATGCGATTGCCCGTATTTTCTATTTCTTATTTGCTATTCTTTTTTTCTTCATTCAGCGTAACAATGTTATTATTCTAGTTTTTGAAATTACATCTCCTAGTATTAGAAAAAATGAGTCATAAAAAAAATTGGCATATAATAAGTGATGACATTAAAGTGGCATTTCGTCGTTgaaatgaggttatagacttatgtTTTCCTTTTCTTATGAATAAAATTACTTAGGTTATGTTGGAAATTATTTTATGTTGTTCGGAATTTGAAATAAGAATATTAtgttaaaaaatgaattttgaatttatgttatattttcggttccaatttatttgctttagtagTATTGATTTCTTATTTTAAATTGCATGTTGTTCCTTTTTCATtgataaattataatttttgtcaaatatttgaataatgtttgacattatatttataaatattaatctTTTTCTTAAACATGTCGTCTATGATATTCTTACAAAATGTatacttttattttttataattaattaaattaaaatattattttaatttgagAAATACATATCAATTATCTTTATAATATTCTTTACTAATTAATAATtattaatatatatttaataaataatatGTATCTTATATACC
Coding sequences:
- the LOC132626665 gene encoding pumilio homolog 24 isoform X2; amino-acid sequence: MKALELASLWEKMRTRNIAKEERSRLVSDALKKMKGKIPEIASSHVSSRVLQTCVKHCTQDEKNTVFVEIRPHFITLATNTYAVHLVTKMLDNASKEQQAEFISSLHGHVGTLLRHMVGSLVVEHAYQLGNAAQKQTLLMELYSPELQLFKDLISAKEARLVDVISNLHLQKGSVIRHMTSVLQPILEKGILDHSIIHRALVEYLTIADKSSAAEIIQQLSSPDLVRMIHTKDGSKIGIFCIKHGSAKERKKIIKGMKDKVGKIARDKSGTLVLVSILSIVDDTKLLSKVIIRELKGILKELLSDQNGRRPLLQLLHPNCSRHFSPDELAALGSSVPLLVTKSPSELNVTLGKETEASGLGEAGNEDEATAADATQSSHLNEGGKKDPLTRRRELLVDSGLAEKLIDACCEMAEELLRSNFGKEIIYEVAMGGADSILRPTLDGKLEILHGVIASLAAHPKMEGSDEHLFEHFHSSRTIRKLVLDSPSFACTLYGKALKGKCSIWAQGHSAKIISALLETSSSMVHKLVKKEVQPLVDSGILKLATK
- the LOC132626665 gene encoding pumilio homolog 24 isoform X1, with translation MAANEPLNTKRQRRIQAKELAEARKKRRKKHYNLEQELASLWEKMRTRNIAKEERSRLVSDALKKMKGKIPEIASSHVSSRVLQTCVKHCTQDEKNTVFVEIRPHFITLATNTYAVHLVTKMLDNASKEQQAEFISSLHGHVGTLLRHMVGSLVVEHAYQLGNAAQKQTLLMELYSPELQLFKDLISAKEARLVDVISNLHLQKGSVIRHMTSVLQPILEKGILDHSIIHRALVEYLTIADKSSAAEIIQQLSSPDLVRMIHTKDGSKIGIFCIKHGSAKERKKIIKGMKDKVGKIARDKSGTLVLVSILSIVDDTKLLSKVIIRELKGILKELLSDQNGRRPLLQLLHPNCSRHFSPDELAALGSSVPLLVTKSPSELNVTLGKETEASGLGEAGNEDEATAADATQSSHLNEGGKKDPLTRRRELLVDSGLAEKLIDACCEMAEELLRSNFGKEIIYEVAMGGADSILRPTLDGKLEILHGVIASLAAHPKMEGSDEHLFEHFHSSRTIRKLVLDSPSFACTLYGKALKGKCSIWAQGHSAKIISALLETSSSMVHKLVKKEVQPLVDSGILKLATK